One stretch of Dissulfurimicrobium hydrothermale DNA includes these proteins:
- the rnc gene encoding ribonuclease III, which produces MQKKQIQKRSNISELEQKIGYRFSNKSLPKQAITHRSYAVEQTPRVLDNERLEFLGDAVLGLVVSHMLYFRYGSGYKEGDLSRIRAFLVNESQLARQARKLGLASCILLGKGEARCNGSNKDSILADAFEALVGAIYLDGGIEPAFLFIKRWFDDLFDIALDFGLEQDYKTNLQEITQRLYHETPVYEVEQVSGPDHERLFTVALYLRGDMLARATGSSKKEAEQRAAEIAIGKLK; this is translated from the coding sequence ATGCAAAAAAAACAAATACAAAAAAGATCCAACATCTCAGAACTTGAACAAAAGATAGGCTATCGTTTTTCCAATAAGTCATTACCAAAACAGGCGATTACGCACCGTTCCTATGCTGTAGAGCAGACACCGAGGGTGCTGGACAATGAACGTCTTGAATTTCTTGGGGATGCAGTCCTTGGTCTTGTGGTCAGCCACATGCTTTATTTCAGGTATGGGAGCGGATACAAAGAAGGCGACCTCAGCAGGATAAGGGCATTTCTTGTAAATGAGTCTCAATTGGCCAGGCAGGCCAGAAAGCTAGGACTTGCAAGCTGCATTCTGCTTGGTAAGGGGGAGGCGAGATGCAACGGCAGCAACAAGGATTCTATCTTGGCTGATGCGTTTGAGGCCTTGGTGGGCGCTATATATCTCGACGGCGGGATTGAGCCGGCGTTCCTTTTTATTAAAAGGTGGTTTGATGATCTATTTGATATTGCATTAGATTTCGGCCTGGAACAGGACTATAAGACAAATCTCCAGGAGATCACACAGCGGCTCTATCATGAGACGCCGGTTTATGAGGTTGAGCAGGTCTCTGGGCCTGACCACGAGCGGCTGTTTACAGTAGCCCTGTATCTCAGGGGCGATATGCTTGCGAGGGCTACTGGTTCCAGCAAAAAAGAGGCCGAACAGAGGGCGGCCGAGATCGCAATCGGAAAATTGAAGTGA
- a CDS encoding DNA translocase FtsK: MANESKDDMIINNESQRRRDFFREVTGLFLIATAVFIFVSIISHLYGSDLKNWMGPAGTIIASFLIDVFGYTVWVVPVPLLFAAFSLFSGPQTDKAQPASWFLPGWTITLISASAILQMFQSHSENGAGGILGAYVLQETKKLLGTGGAAIFLSAFFIAGLMAVTPFSLKKGVNRLLFVFRYVFHGRLDLKKSNAGSVKNLEYPETPGRTTVKDDDGYPRIVEPKTERSEKKQRRETAGAEDASVFQATSIKGEFSLPPLSLLDTPPSKTNVINKSACRENARVLEQKLLDFGVAGKVDEICPGPVVTMYEYVPAPGVKINKVASLADDLALALKTQSVRIVAPIPGKAVIGIELANQERQTVYLKEILESGTFQDNKYALPLALGEDIIGKPVVTDLARMPHLLIAGATGTGKSVGLNAMICSMLYRHRPEKLRFLMVDPKRIELSLYDGIPHLLHPVVSEPKDATRALRWVVMEMERRYKLLEEAQARNLDSYNKIADELLPYLVVIIDELADLMMVSSKEVESAIARLAQMARAAGIHLLIATQRPSVDVLTGLIKANFPARISFKVSSKVDSRTILDVIGAERLLGMGDMLFLPPGTATLQRIHGAYVSENEIMKIVEHLKAQGQPQYDLSVVDAIPGEDDEGDGGGCRPDWQDELYEEAVEIVRQSGQASISMLQRRLRIGYNRSARMIEQMEKDGIVGPADPMGRRQVLARN, encoded by the coding sequence ATGGCAAACGAATCAAAAGATGATATGATCATAAACAATGAATCTCAAAGGCGCAGGGACTTCTTCAGGGAGGTTACAGGGCTTTTCCTGATTGCAACTGCTGTTTTCATCTTCGTTTCGATAATAAGTCATCTATACGGTAGCGATCTTAAAAATTGGATGGGTCCGGCTGGCACCATCATCGCCTCATTTCTTATCGATGTGTTCGGTTATACAGTATGGGTCGTTCCAGTGCCTCTGCTTTTCGCCGCCTTTTCTTTGTTCAGTGGGCCACAGACCGACAAGGCACAGCCGGCGTCATGGTTTCTACCAGGCTGGACGATAACCTTGATCTCTGCGAGCGCTATACTGCAGATGTTTCAATCTCATTCCGAAAATGGCGCTGGCGGGATATTGGGCGCCTATGTCTTGCAGGAAACCAAAAAATTGCTCGGCACAGGCGGAGCGGCTATATTTTTATCCGCCTTTTTTATTGCCGGGCTCATGGCCGTAACGCCATTTTCGCTCAAAAAGGGGGTGAATCGCCTCCTGTTCGTATTTCGTTACGTGTTTCATGGCAGGCTTGATCTTAAGAAATCAAACGCTGGGTCGGTAAAAAACCTGGAATATCCAGAAACGCCCGGACGGACGACCGTAAAAGATGATGATGGATATCCGAGGATCGTCGAGCCTAAGACAGAACGAAGTGAAAAGAAACAACGCAGAGAGACCGCAGGGGCAGAAGACGCCTCTGTGTTTCAGGCCACTTCAATAAAGGGTGAATTCAGTCTGCCGCCCCTTTCCCTTCTTGATACACCGCCTTCAAAGACTAATGTAATAAACAAATCGGCCTGTCGTGAAAACGCCCGTGTGCTTGAACAAAAACTTCTGGATTTCGGCGTTGCAGGCAAGGTGGACGAGATATGTCCAGGCCCGGTCGTCACTATGTATGAATACGTCCCTGCACCAGGCGTAAAGATAAACAAAGTAGCGTCCCTTGCCGACGATCTGGCACTGGCCTTAAAGACCCAGAGCGTTAGGATCGTGGCCCCGATACCAGGCAAGGCCGTAATCGGGATTGAACTTGCCAACCAGGAAAGGCAGACCGTATATCTAAAAGAAATACTTGAGAGTGGGACCTTCCAAGATAATAAGTATGCCCTGCCCCTGGCACTAGGAGAAGATATAATCGGCAAACCTGTAGTGACCGACCTCGCCAGGATGCCGCATCTTCTGATCGCCGGTGCAACCGGCACAGGTAAAAGCGTAGGCCTAAACGCTATGATATGTTCCATGCTCTATCGCCATCGCCCTGAGAAATTGCGGTTCTTGATGGTTGACCCAAAGAGGATAGAGCTCTCTCTCTATGACGGCATACCCCATCTACTCCATCCGGTAGTCAGTGAACCAAAAGATGCCACAAGGGCCCTCAGATGGGTCGTGATGGAGATGGAGCGCCGATACAAACTCCTTGAAGAGGCCCAGGCCAGAAATCTGGATAGCTACAATAAAATAGCCGATGAGTTGCTCCCATATCTAGTTGTAATCATTGATGAACTTGCAGATCTAATGATGGTCTCCTCTAAAGAAGTCGAATCGGCGATCGCCCGCCTTGCCCAGATGGCGAGGGCTGCTGGCATCCACCTCCTTATAGCGACACAGAGGCCGTCGGTTGATGTGCTAACTGGCCTCATAAAGGCCAACTTTCCTGCGCGCATATCCTTCAAGGTCTCATCAAAGGTTGACTCACGCACCATCCTTGATGTGATCGGGGCCGAAAGGCTCTTGGGCATGGGAGATATGTTGTTTCTTCCACCCGGCACGGCGACCCTTCAGCGTATACATGGGGCATATGTATCGGAAAATGAAATAATGAAGATAGTAGAACATCTGAAGGCCCAAGGCCAACCACAATATGACCTGTCCGTCGTGGACGCCATCCCAGGCGAAGATGATGAAGGCGATGGCGGGGGGTGCCGCCCTGACTGGCAAGATGAGCTCTATGAGGAGGCGGTCGAGATTGTAAGACAAAGCGGTCAGGCATCCATTTCCATGCTGCAAAGAAGGCTCAGGATAGGATACAACCGTTCCGCACGTATGATAGAACAGATGGAAAAAGACGGCATAGTCGGACCTGCAGATCCAATGGGGCGGCGGCAAGTGCTTGCGCGCAATTAG